In Candidatus Binatia bacterium, one DNA window encodes the following:
- a CDS encoding phosphoribosyltransferase family protein → MIGEPLFDSRSIADRVAAIGAAISHDYAGKQPLMIGLLAAAATFLADLARAVTIPCHLDFIAVNKYGDADGIVVEKDVAIPLAGRHVILVDDTVDTGLTLQYVYKTLMERGPASLAVCTLLDRPHRRIVDIEIKYRAFEVPDVFVVGYGLDYLGRYRELPALYAHGTWPG, encoded by the coding sequence CGACTCCCGGTCGATCGCCGACCGTGTCGCCGCCATCGGCGCCGCGATCTCGCACGACTATGCGGGTAAGCAGCCGCTTATGATCGGCTTGCTCGCCGCGGCCGCGACGTTCCTCGCCGACCTGGCGCGAGCCGTGACCATCCCCTGCCACCTCGATTTCATTGCCGTGAACAAGTACGGCGATGCGGACGGCATCGTGGTCGAGAAGGACGTGGCGATTCCGCTGGCCGGGCGCCACGTCATCCTCGTGGACGACACCGTCGACACGGGTCTGACCCTGCAATACGTCTACAAGACGCTGATGGAGCGGGGGCCCGCCTCGCTGGCCGTTTGTACGCTGCTCGACCGGCCACACAGGAGAATCGTGGACATTGAAATCAAGTACAGGGCCTTCGAGGTCCCCGACGTATTCGTCGTGGGTTACGGCCTCGATTACCTTGGACGCTATCGGGAGTTACCGGCGTTGTATGCACACGGGACCTGGCCCGGATAA